In Corynebacterium aquilae DSM 44791, the genomic stretch GCATGGTGGAACCGCGGCACCGATGAAAACCTCGACGGCTCCCCGAACCGCGGCTACAAGACCCGCCTCAAGGGCGGCTATGGCCAGACCGCACCCCACGACATGTTCGAGGATCTGCGCGACGAAATGACCATGCTGCTCGCGCAGAACGGTTTCGAAGTTGAGCGCGCCCACCCCGAGGTCGGCACCGGCACCCAGCAGGAAATCAACTACAAGTTCAACACCCTGCTGGCCGCCGCCGATGATCTGCAGACCTTCAAGTACATCATCAAAAACGCTGCCTTCCGTGCCGGCAAGACCGCAACCTTCATGCCGAAGCCCCTGGCCGGCGACAACGGTTCCGGTATGCACGCCCACCAGTCCCTGTGGAAGGACGGCAAGCCACTGTTCCACGACGAGGCCGGCTACGCAGGCCTGTCCGACATGGCCCGCTACTACATCGGCGGTATCCTGCACCACGCAGGTGCGGTGTTGGCATTCACCAACCCGACCCTGAACTCCTACCACCGCCTGGTTCCCGGCTTTGAGGCCCCGATCAACCTGGTCTACTCGCAGCGCAACCGCTCCGCAGCAGTCCGCATCCCGATCACCGGCTCCAACCCGAAGGCCAAGCGCATCGAGTTCCGCGCCCCGGACCCGTCCGGCAACCCCTACTTCGGTTTCGCCGCCATGATGATGGCCGGCCTCGACGGCATCAAGAACCGCATCGAGCCGCACGCACCGGTCGACAAGGATCTCTACGAGCTGCCCCCGGAGGAAGCCGCCTCCATCCCGCAGGCACCGACCTCCCTCGAGGCATCCCTGAAGGCGCTGGAAGAAGACCACGACTTCCTCACCGAGGGCGACGTGTTCACCGATGACTTGATCGAGACCTACATCCGCCTGAAGAACGACGACGAGATCGCTCCGACTCGCCTGCGCCCCACCCCGCAGGAATTCGAGATGTACTTCGACTGCTAAAAGCCCCATAAGCTCGCGAACACTGCCCGTCGGGTGGTTTGAGCGAGCCCCTAGGCGCACACAACCCCGTGCCGCCAGAACCCTCCAACAGGGCCTGGTGACACGGGGTTGTTTTATGCTTTTGTCTTTTCTTCGATGCAACCCGGCAGCTAATCAGCGTGCCGAGCAAAAACCGAAAGCTTCAACGACAACAGACGGCATCAGCGCATCAACACGCTATAGCGGCGCGTGGACGCAGTCTGCT encodes the following:
- the glnA gene encoding type I glutamate--ammonia ligase gives rise to the protein MAFETTEDVVAFIKNEGVEFLDIRFTDVPGAEQRITIPASTFTEEAAEEGFAFDGSSIRGFTSIDESDMNLLPDVTTARVDPFRKVKTLNMKFFVHDPFTREPFSRDPRNVARKAEEYLASTGIADTCFFGAEAEFYLFDKVSYATDTNVGFYEIDSDAAWWNRGTDENLDGSPNRGYKTRLKGGYGQTAPHDMFEDLRDEMTMLLAQNGFEVERAHPEVGTGTQQEINYKFNTLLAAADDLQTFKYIIKNAAFRAGKTATFMPKPLAGDNGSGMHAHQSLWKDGKPLFHDEAGYAGLSDMARYYIGGILHHAGAVLAFTNPTLNSYHRLVPGFEAPINLVYSQRNRSAAVRIPITGSNPKAKRIEFRAPDPSGNPYFGFAAMMMAGLDGIKNRIEPHAPVDKDLYELPPEEAASIPQAPTSLEASLKALEEDHDFLTEGDVFTDDLIETYIRLKNDDEIAPTRLRPTPQEFEMYFDC